In Cinclus cinclus chromosome 13, bCinCin1.1, whole genome shotgun sequence, a genomic segment contains:
- the PEX11A gene encoding peroxisomal membrane protein 11A, with protein sequence MEGFVDFTNRCQGRDQLFRATQYTCMLLSYLIENKGDKKKLVMKLKQLESSMSSGRKMFRLGNMVHALVAARRSAELPEVVPRLCLTASHLSRALYFVCDAVLWLRSVGLQPHIDRPKWHHWATKCYYCSLLLNLARDWYEISWRLEQAALEEKTKENCFWPKHSDELNGVKSDGLHSFFRQLFHILKRNPPLLLDLVKNLCDLSGPLDTLGIYKTNPGVIGFCGLLSSLVGILTLASPHLKLKQ encoded by the exons ATGGAGGGCTTCGTGGACTTCACCAACCGCTGCCAGGGCCGCGACCAGCTCTTCCG agCCACTCAGTACACATGCATGTTGCTTAGCTATTTAATAGAGAATAAAGGCGATAAAAAGAAGCTGGTAATGAAACTCAAGCAGTTGGAATCTAGCATGAGCTCTGGCCGGAAAA TGTTCAGACTGGGCAACATGGTGCACGCCTTGGTGGCAGCCCGGAGAAGTGCAGAGCTGCCCGAGGTGGTTCCTCGCCTGTGCCTCACAGCCTCCCACCTGAGCCGGGCCCTGTACTTCGTGTGCGACGCCGTGCTGTGGCTGAGGAGCGTCgggctccagccccacatcGACAGACCCAAGTGGCACCACTGGGCTACCAAGTGCTACTACTGCTCGCTCCTGCTCAATCTGGCCAGGGACTGGTATGAGATCTCCTGGAGGCTGGAACAAGCTGCACtggaagaaaagacaaaggaGAATTGCTTCTGGCCGAAACACAGCGATGAACTAAATGGTGTGAAAAGTGATGGTTTGCACAGTTTTTTCCGCCAGCTCTTTCATATACTGAAAAGGAATCCTCCTTTGCTGCTGGATTTGGTGAAGAACCTCTGTGATCTCTCAGGCCCTCTGGATACGCTGGGGATCTACAAGACCAACCCAGGAGTGATTGGtttctgtggcctcctctcctccctggtGGGGATTCTTACATTAGCAAGCCCACATCTGAAGCTCAAACAGTGA
- the WDR93 gene encoding WD repeat-containing protein 93: protein MAVNTRKHPLEIPPSSEKDWQKEEEEDFFLLDSDRKCDVLPQPFRMINKLVMQVFEGAMEIIERREMLQEAQKLKVQPKKCFPTAEFQVTERANCLAVSGKYIFVGLSMGLSAFNTRDFKVVGAWNVAKTEICAIHPSDLGSECHVLLAVDEMGLAWLFCFLRGSFLLIKILNEVEDISQRSTCVEAVLSPGGDYAGILLQDSTKAWLEIYQLPKESWLTEMEKITEAAEQLACSERRSSCSSEELPVSAIQADVELDPPVLLLTVRPPKPITGTSFKGPLDALKEVDDGSMLGLGYNHLIKDSQWELQEAIFCSTYQEYLEAEGVIKEEIPRYATFHFLLPSRILVGPEVEVLPDIPVGIGVHWDGNHNFCLYLLNHSLKEKANSDLKPDVVWPCAAPIACSAVSSCSRYLALAGEDATVTIWDKHLGYPMSVTAILEERFIRSVHFLCDSAAASDETCGTDPVYCGADPVYPIIQLLVLCTDSSFYLVKASRTGKSSITLLAERPENPNLTVSAVMPVLAFPSAVLIFSWDGTVSLMNTDTSQTVYCFCTPPSHAVAPPWQPVFTVDSVSCCLLLRGVEHQQADELVQSKATHSTIFLFDFNSYPLKEAFPKKPDLPLKPLQELQWIERCNIFLRDRFYFLPERQQVLLEMEEQEYWDCLQAQAAAMDNEREKVKGEKKQ from the exons ATGGCGGTGAACACCCGGAAGCATCCCCTGGAGATTCCCCCATCATCTGAAAAGGATTGgcaaaaggaagaggaggaagatttCTTCCTGCTGGATTCTGATCGAAAGTGTGATGTGCTGCCGCAGCCCTTCAGGATGATCAACAAACTGGTGATGCAGGTTTTTGAGGGTGCTATGGAAATCATTGAAAGAAGGGAGATGCTCCAAGAAGCACAAAAATTAAAGGTCCAGCCAAAGAAATGCTTTCCTACAGCTGAATTCCAG GTAACTGAAAGAGCCAATTGTCTTGCAGTGTCtggaaaatacatatttgttgGTCTGTCTATGGGTCTGTCTGCCTTCAACACACGTGACTTCAAGGTTGTCGGTGCTTGGAATGTAGCCAAGACAGAGATCTGTGCCATCCATCCCTCAGATTTGGGGAGCGAGTGCCATGTCCTACTTGCTGTGGATGAAATGG GGCTTGCCTGgctcttctgctttctcaggGGAAGCTTCCTGCTCATTAAAATCCTGAATGAAGTG GAGGACATCAGCCAGAGAAGCACTTGTGTGGAGGCGGTGCTGTCCCCAGGAGGTGATTATGCAGGAATCCTGCTGCAAG ACAGCACAAAAGCTTGGCTGGAGATCTACCAATTGCCTAAGGAATCCTGGCTGACAGAGATGGAAAAGATCACAgaagctgcagaacagctggCTTGTAGTGAGAGGAGGTCAAGCTGCTCATCTGAG GAACTTCCTGTGTCTGCAATCCAAGCTGATGTAGAGCTGGATccaccagtgctgctgctgacagtgaGGCCACCCAAACCCATTACAG GCACTAGTTTTAAAGGCCCTTTGGATGCCTTGAAGGAAGTAGATGATGGCAGCATGCTTGGCTTGGGGTATAACCACCTAATCAAGGATtcccagtgggagctgcaggaagcaatCTTCTGTAGCACTTACCAGGAGTATCTGGAGGCTGAGGGTGTGATCAAGGAGGAGATCCCCAG atATGCTACCTTTCATTTCCTCCTTCCTAGCCGGATTCTGGTGGGACCAGAAGTGGAAGTACTGCCAG ATATTCCAGTTGGCATCGGAGTGCATTGGGATGGAAACCACAACTTCTGCTTGTACTTACTTAACCATTCACTCAAGGAGAAGGCCA ATTCTGATCTGAAACCTGATGTTGTGTGGCCATGTGCAGCTCCAATTGCATGCTCGGCtgtcagctcctgctccaggtaCCTGGCACTGGCAGGTGAAGATGCAACAGTAACTATTTGGGATAAACATCTAG gATACCCAATGTCTGTGACTGCCATTCTGGAGGAACGTTTCATTCGTAGTGTCCACTTTCTGTGTGATTCTGCAGCTGCCAGTGATGAGACATGTGGTACAGATCCTGTCTATTGTGGTGCAGATCCCGTCTATCCCATCATACAGCTTCTAGTGCTGTGTACAGACAGCTCTTTCTATTTGGTGAAAGCCTCCAGAACTGGCAAGTCCAGCATCACACTCCTGGCAGAGAG GCCTGAAAATCCAAATCTTACTGTCAGTGCAGTGATGCCTGTCCTGGCCTTCCCCAGTGCA GTCCTGATCTTCTCCTGGGATGGCACAGTGTCCCTGATGAACACTGACACATCACAGACTGTTTACTGCTTCTGCACTCCACCTTCTCATGCTGTAGCACCCCCCTGGCAGCCAGTGTTCACAGTGGAtagtgtgagctgctgcttgttGCTCCGAG GAGTTGAGCACCAGCAGGCAGATGAATTGGTCCAGAGTAAAGCCACTCACAGCACCATCTTCCTTTTTGACTTCAATTCCTACCCACTGAAGGAGGCTTTCCCAAAGAAACCAGATTTGCCTCTCAAACCCTTGCAGGAACTGCAGTGGAttgagagatgtaacattttcTTACGTGACAGGTTTTACTTTCTGCCTGAGAG gcAGCAGGTACTGCTGGAAATGGAGGAGCAGGAATACTGGGATTGTCTGCAGGCACAAGCAGCTGCCATGGACaatgagagagagaaagtgaAGGGAGAGAAGAAGCAGTAG
- the LOC134049361 gene encoding LOW QUALITY PROTEIN: ras-related and estrogen-regulated growth inhibitor-like protein (The sequence of the model RefSeq protein was modified relative to this genomic sequence to represent the inferred CDS: deleted 2 bases in 1 codon) encodes MGLAGPLGAVGSAGLSAVPSGVVRTRGCRRGSATLGMGLRLPLRRSTSFTPDHPALMEVPGPTALKMEANVLVMGADNVGKSALTVRFLTRRFIGEYGDMEFIYSHNLTVDGREILLHIWDVPNSQEQAEDGSSEEKRIQWADSFVLVYSICDRDSFNILPLKIQFIKAAKEGQSQEKVPIVIVGNKRDLHHQRVVSSEEGRLLALSLDCGFYEVSAAEAYHGALMVFHGLAKLIPDTKLALKKGTGIRGIVKTMSAVFARKRTDSL; translated from the exons ATGGGCCTCGCGGGTCCCCTGGGTGCCGTGGGAAGCGCTGGGCTGTCGGCTGTGCCGAGCGGAGTTGTACGCACG CGGGGCTGCCGGAGGGGCTCGGCCACGCTCGGCATGGGGCTCCGGCTCCCCCTGCGCCGGAGCACCAGCTTCACCCCCGACCACCCTGCACTCATGGAGGTGCCTGGACCCACTGCCCTGAAGATGGAAGCGAATGTCCTCGTCATGGGAGCAGACAACGTAGGGAAATCAG ctcttaCTGTGCGTTTCCTGACCCGGCGCTTTATTGGAGAGTATGGAGATATGG AATTCATCTACAGCCACAACCTGACTGTGGATGGCCGAGAGATTCTCTTACACATCTGGGACGTCCCCAATTCCCAG gagcaggcagaggatgGCTCCTCAGAGGAGAAGAGAATCCAGTGGGCAGACAGCTTTGTCCTGGTCTACAGTATCTGTGACCGTGACAGCTTCAACATTCTGCCCCTCAAAATCCAGTTCATCAAGGCAGCCAAGGAGGGGCAGAGCCAAGAGAAAGTGCCCATTGTCATCGTGGGCAACAAACGGGACCTGCACCACCAACGGGTGGTGTCCAGTGAGGAGGGGCGGCTCCTGGCCCTCTCTTTAGACTGTGGTTTCTATGAGGTCTCTGCAGCTGAGGCTTACCACGGGGCCCTCATGGTCTTCCATGGACTGGCCAAGCTCATCCCAGACACCAAGCTGGCCCTGAAGAAGGGTACAGGGATCCGTGGCATCGTCAAAACCATGTCAGCTGTGTTTGCCCGTAAGCGAACAGACTCCCTCTGA
- the PLIN1 gene encoding perilipin-1 has translation MTVKKTQAVQDGSAKENVLQRVLQLPVVSSTCETLQRKYSSTKESHPLMASVCEVYERGVQGAGALAMWGMEPVVRRLEPQFAVANNLACRGLDHLEEKIPALQYPVDKLASELKDTISCPLQSAKSTIGSSVDKIRELAAEGYEATKSTVETTAKYTRKNSVTQMAAAGVDTALGGLEKLMEYLLPEEDEEADKKPKKKHLSTPKASQHTPSAPSTLGRIGALVSTVSHRAYQQTTQSLQRAKTKGQELASWIPILGSLAKPSAPVAPQPRSDGQGSAGWPTGRQSKAPEQKQEKAGKKDTSHAKAGQDPGLVSSMAHNLQTACASGISSVKKVPAVAWDAAEGLILFTPRRLSRAMETVDALGGTLVSAPKHLLGTLYSYVPLRRQSVKEEESSRGSKTDMEKKEKKEEEEETKPAAASTEEKSQLRSDWRQYRGHHPLSFLGLEDPLFLRHNYYRSPAFDPDYPFPRKSAFSPYNRRVSEGSYRFSPESMYSRAYYGNFYSPVFKKD, from the exons ATGACAGTGAAGAAGACTCAGGCTGTGCAGGATGGAAGTGCCAAG GAGAACGTGCTGCAGAGGGTCCTGCAGCTGCCCGTGGTGAGCTCGACCTGCGAGACGCTGCAGCGCAAGTACAGCAGCACCAAGGAGTCACACCCGCTGATGGCCTCGGTGTGCGAGGTGTACGAGCGGGGCGTGCAGGGCGCCGGTGCCCTGGCTATGTGGGGCATGGAGCCCGTGGTGCGCCGGCTGGAGCCGCAGT TTGCTGTGGCCAATAACCTGGCTTGCCGTGGCTTGGATCACCTAGAGGAGaagatccctgccctgcagtACCCCGTCGACAAG CTCGCATCTGAACTGAAGGACACCATCTCCTGCCCCCTGCAAAGTGCCAAAAGCACCATTGGCAGCTCCGTGGATAAGATCAGGGAGCTGGCAGCGGAGGGCTATGAGGCCACCAAGAGCACAGTGGAAACAACCGCCAAGTACACAAGGAAAAACTCAGTGACCCAGATGGCAGCCGCGGGGGTTGACACAGCCctgggagggctggagaagCTGATGGAATACCTGCTGCCAGAGGAGGATGAAGAAGCAG ATAAGAAGCCCAAAAAGAAACATCTATCAACACCAAAGgcctcccagca cactcccagtgctcccagcacccTGGGCCGGATTGGTGCTTTGGTCAGCACTGTGTCCCACCGCGCTTACCAGCAAACCACCCAAAGCCTCCAGCGTGCCAAAACCAAAGGGCAGGAGCTGGCCTCCTGGATCCCCATCCTG GGAAGCCTGGCCAAGCCGAGTGCCCCTGTGGCCCCTCAGCCCCGCAGTGATGGGCAGGGCAGTGCAGGTTGGCCGACCGGGCGCCAGAGCAAGGCACCGGAGCAGaagcaggagaaggcagggaagAAAGACACCAGCCACGCCAAG GCGGGACAGGACCCTGGGCTCGTGAGCAGCATGGCTCACAACCTGCAAACCGCCTGTGCCTCCGGCATCTCCAGTGTGAAGAAGGTCCCGGCCGTGGCCTGGGATGCAGCAGAGGGCTTGATCCTCTTCACCCCGCGCAGACTGTCCAGGGCCATGGAGACAGTGGATGCTCTCGGGGGGACCCTCGTCAGTGCCCCTAAGCATCTGCTGGGCACCCTGTACAGCTATGTGCCG CTCCGCAGGCAGTCAGTGAAGGAAGAAGAATCATCCAGGGGCAGCAAGACTGAcatggagaagaaagagaagaaggaggaagaggaggagaccaagcctgctgctgcctccactGAGGAGAAATCCCAGCTGAGGAGTGACTGGAGGCAGTACCGTGGCCATCACCCCCTGTCCTTCCTGGGGCTCGAGGATCCCCTCTTCCTGCGGCACAACTACTACCGCAGCCCTGCCTTCGACCCCGACTACCCATTCCCACGGAAATCCGCCTTCTCCCCCTACAACAGGCGGGTGAGCGAGGGCTCCTACCGCTTCAGCCCCGAGTCCATGTACAGCCGGGCCTACTATGGCAACTTCTACAGTCCTGTCTTCAAGAAGGACTGA